The following are encoded together in the Coffea arabica cultivar ET-39 chromosome 1c, Coffea Arabica ET-39 HiFi, whole genome shotgun sequence genome:
- the LOC113726017 gene encoding probable receptor-like protein kinase At1g49730, whose amino-acid sequence MGSEILKLRLLLLAWFHLKSRSTSVYFVKCFSYKDLKKATDRFKRIQDSSINGTTYRAKFHNGHIAVVKEIRMFDNLDDDAFCRKVQLLSRLHHRHIASLSGYSAGNKRFLVYEHLEKGSLKDYLSDPLKTPLNWRTRLQIAIGIASALEYLHFFCDPPIYHVSINSSTVMLDDNFSPKLCDVGLPSSAGSHKTLPNSSERERCDKSCNDSIFQLGLLILELITGQSSDNGGVDLVQWVQESRLPTSISMMIDPDLGNSYNSRELRSLLAVARLCIESVNKPSKCSSQILLRYLTTK is encoded by the exons cTTCAGTATATTTTGTTAAGTGCTTCTCCTACAAGGACTTAAAGAAGGCAACTGACAGATTCAAGAGGATCCAAGATAGCTCTATCAATGGAACTACTTATAGAGCTAAGTTCCATAATGGACATATTGCTGTGGTTAAAGAAATTAGAATGTTTGATAATCTTGATGATGATGCGTTCTGTAGAAAAGTGCAACTCCTCAGCCGCCTGCATCATCGTCACATTGCTTCACTAAGTGGATATTCCGCTGGAAATAAGAG GTTTTTGGTGTATGAACATTTGGAGAAAGGAAGCCTGAAGGATTATCTTTCAG ATCCTCTCAAGACTCCATTGAATTGGAGAACACGGCTTCAAATAGCCATCGGTATTGCTTCTGCACTG gaaTATCTGCATTTCTTCTGTGATCCACCAATATACCATGTTTCCATCAATTCAAGTACAGTCATGTTGGATGACAATTTCAGTCCAAAG CTTTGTGATGTTGGCCTTCCGTCTTCTGCGGGAAGTCACAAAACACTGCCAAACTCTTCAGAAAGAG AACGTTGCGATAAGAGTTGCAATGACTCAATCTTTCAGCTTGGCTTGCTGATCCTTGAGCTAATCACTGGTCAGTCCTCAGATAATGGAGGAGTTGACTTAGTccaatgggttcaagaatctcGCCTTCCAACATCCATCAGTATGATGATAGATCCAGACCTTGGAAACAGTTATAATTCCAGGGAGCTTAGAAGCCTTTTAGCCGTAGCAAGATTGTGTATTGAATCTGTAAATAAACCATCCAAGTGCTCTTCCCAGATACTACTGCGATATCTTACCACAAAGTAG